A genomic stretch from Thiomicrorhabdus sp. includes:
- a CDS encoding aspartate carbamoyltransferase catalytic subunit: MSSKLTSGNIQLNELGKLKHFLTLEGLKQQHLLEILDTAESFINPKTNEIRNVPVLRGKSIMNLFFEPSTRTRTTFEIAEKRLSADVTSLDIQTSATKKGESLLDTLWNLQAMQADMFVIRHAESGAAHFFAQHVAPHVHVMNAGDGQHAHPTQAMLDMFTIRKHKGDIFDLKVAIVGDVLHSRVVRSQIQALSILEAREIRVIGPKTLMPESPEAMGVHVYHNMEEGIKDVDVIIMVRLQNERMTSALIPSEKEFFKLYGLTEKRLALAKPDVILMHPGPINRGVEIDSAVADGPRSVILEQVTYGIAVRMAVMSILMSNAAQLAQHKAEKESETAQETSGTETTA; the protein is encoded by the coding sequence ATGAGCTCAAAACTGACTTCCGGTAATATTCAGCTCAACGAACTCGGCAAGCTGAAGCATTTCCTGACGCTTGAGGGCTTGAAACAGCAGCATCTTCTGGAAATTCTCGACACCGCCGAATCCTTCATCAATCCGAAAACCAACGAAATTCGTAATGTACCGGTGCTGCGCGGTAAAAGTATTATGAACCTGTTTTTCGAACCAAGTACCCGCACGAGAACCACTTTCGAAATTGCCGAAAAGCGCTTGTCGGCGGATGTAACCAGCCTGGATATTCAGACCTCGGCAACCAAGAAAGGCGAATCCCTGCTCGACACTTTATGGAACCTTCAGGCAATGCAGGCCGACATGTTCGTCATCCGCCATGCCGAAAGCGGCGCGGCGCATTTCTTCGCCCAGCACGTTGCCCCTCACGTACATGTGATGAATGCCGGGGACGGTCAGCATGCCCATCCGACGCAAGCCATGCTCGACATGTTCACCATCCGCAAACATAAGGGCGATATTTTCGACCTTAAGGTTGCCATTGTCGGTGATGTCCTGCACTCGCGGGTCGTCCGTTCGCAGATTCAAGCCTTAAGCATTCTGGAAGCCCGTGAAATCCGCGTTATCGGCCCCAAAACCCTGATGCCGGAGTCACCGGAAGCCATGGGGGTTCACGTCTACCACAACATGGAAGAAGGCATCAAAGACGTTGACGTTATCATCATGGTGCGTCTGCAGAACGAGCGAATGACAAGTGCGCTGATTCCGAGCGAAAAAGAATTCTTCAAACTCTACGGCCTGACCGAAAAACGTCTGGCTTTGGCAAAACCAGACGTCATTCTGATGCATCCGGGGCCGATCAATCGCGGCGTAGAAATTGACTCGGCAGTGGCCGATGGCCCTCGTTCGGTGATTCTCGAGCAGGTAACCTACGGTATTGCCGTGCGCATGGCCGTGATGTCGATTTTAATGAGCAACGCCGCCCAACTCGCCCAACACAAAGCTGAAAAAGAAAGCGAAACAGCTCAAGAGACTTCAGGTACGGAGACCACAGCGTGA
- a CDS encoding FeoA family protein, with protein sequence MTEQTHSFSLSKCRSGQISQITALEGDLKLKMRLVNLGFHTHSIVELILARGHNLIVSVDGSRFAIDKQIAEHIQVEPLS encoded by the coding sequence ATGACCGAACAGACCCACTCTTTTTCTCTCTCCAAATGCCGTAGCGGGCAAATCAGTCAGATTACCGCTCTTGAAGGAGACCTGAAGCTGAAAATGCGCTTGGTTAACCTTGGATTCCACACTCACAGCATTGTCGAGCTGATCCTTGCGCGCGGGCACAACCTAATTGTTTCGGTCGACGGCAGCCGTTTCGCAATCGATAAACAGATTGCCGAACATATTCAGGTCGAGCCTCTGTCATGA
- the metW gene encoding methionine biosynthesis protein MetW, with amino-acid sequence MSPEFKLISDWITPDSRVLDLGCGDGKLLKHLIDTHQVTGYGMEIDPQKNIQAIQKGINVIQSDLNRHDLCHYFDKDSFDFVIMTQALQVVSRPDELLDELLNVGKQCIITFPNFAHWRNRAQLMFTGKMPETDTLPYHWYDTPNIHMCTFKDFENLCEEKGIEVVARTVVNSEHRRSLGMSLLPNLLGEVALYKIQRKVVNG; translated from the coding sequence ATTTCACCTGAATTTAAACTGATCTCCGACTGGATTACCCCGGATAGCCGGGTTCTTGATCTTGGCTGCGGCGACGGAAAATTACTCAAGCACCTGATCGACACTCATCAAGTTACCGGTTACGGTATGGAGATTGATCCGCAAAAAAACATTCAGGCGATTCAAAAGGGCATCAATGTGATCCAAAGTGACCTGAACCGTCACGACCTGTGTCACTATTTCGACAAAGACTCTTTCGACTTCGTGATTATGACTCAGGCTTTACAGGTTGTCAGTCGTCCGGACGAATTGCTCGACGAACTGCTGAATGTCGGCAAGCAATGCATCATCACTTTTCCGAACTTCGCGCACTGGCGTAACCGCGCTCAACTGATGTTTACCGGCAAAATGCCGGAGACAGATACTCTGCCGTACCACTGGTACGATACGCCGAATATTCACATGTGTACTTTCAAGGACTTTGAAAATCTCTGCGAAGAGAAGGGCATTGAAGTCGTCGCCAGAACCGTGGTCAACAGCGAACACCGCCGTTCTCTGGGCATGAGCCTGCTCCCGAACCTGTTGGGCGAAGTTGCGCTGTACAAAATCCAGCGTAAAGTCGTCAACGGATAA
- a CDS encoding YqgE/AlgH family protein, with product MNEIHSLEHNFLIAMPSLDDSWFEKTVIYIVEDNEHGSMGLVINLPHRLTLRDLWKHFEYDYDEHSPSLDDEILIGGPVDMERGFILHHPIGDWKSSLPLGDGLAMTVSDDMLESISQDQGPEAFLICLGFAGWKPGQLAQEMQSNSWLTIPYNQSLMFETPLADRWEVALATLGISPEFLSSEAGHA from the coding sequence ATGAATGAAATACACTCGCTCGAACACAATTTCCTGATTGCGATGCCCTCTTTGGACGACAGCTGGTTTGAAAAAACCGTCATTTACATCGTCGAAGACAACGAGCACGGCAGTATGGGGCTGGTGATCAACCTGCCGCACCGCTTGACGTTACGCGACCTTTGGAAACACTTCGAATACGACTATGACGAACACAGTCCTTCGCTTGACGACGAAATACTGATCGGCGGCCCGGTGGACATGGAACGCGGTTTCATCCTGCATCACCCGATCGGCGACTGGAAAAGCAGCCTGCCTCTCGGAGACGGTCTGGCCATGACCGTTTCCGACGATATGCTGGAAAGCATCAGCCAGGATCAGGGACCGGAAGCTTTCCTGATCTGCCTCGGCTTTGCCGGATGGAAGCCGGGGCAACTCGCGCAGGAAATGCAAAGCAACAGCTGGCTGACAATTCCTTACAACCAAAGTTTAATGTTTGAAACACCGCTGGCCGATCGTTGGGAAGTTGCTCTGGCAACTTTGGGGATTTCTCCGGAATTTTTAAGCTCCGAGGCGGGTCATGCATAA
- a CDS encoding dihydroorotase produces the protein MRLEIKNGRLIDPSQNLDQVTSIYLARGRIAGIGDAPEGFSPDNVIDAEGKWILPGLVDLQARLGEPGSHYAGSIASETQAAVAGGITSICCPPDTAPVNDSQAVTELIQRRARQAATAFVMPIGALTQGLDGERLSGIYSLIEAGCVALSQANRPIQNALTLKNALEYTASHDTVVMLRSEDQQLKNRGIAHSGPVSSRLGLPENPPSAETTALARDLVLVEEAGIRAHFSQISCARSVEMIAEAKKRGLPVTCDVAIHQLHLSEMDVLGFNSLFHVSPPLRSRKDREALLNGLKNGIIDAVVSDHTPLHRDDKLLPYGESKPGISGLETLLALLLKLVREQGLDLMTAISAVTHQPASIIGMPSGSLKVGRTADLCLIDPEGIWNLQAENMISEGKNSPFIGWEFEGKVEQTFFQGRQVYRSME, from the coding sequence GTGAGACTGGAAATTAAAAACGGACGCCTAATCGATCCGAGCCAAAACCTTGATCAAGTTACCTCCATTTATCTGGCACGCGGTCGCATCGCCGGTATCGGAGACGCTCCGGAAGGATTCAGCCCGGATAATGTCATTGATGCCGAAGGAAAGTGGATACTGCCGGGTCTGGTTGACCTGCAGGCGCGCCTTGGGGAACCCGGCAGCCACTACGCCGGCAGCATCGCTTCGGAAACGCAGGCCGCCGTCGCCGGCGGCATTACCAGTATTTGCTGCCCGCCCGATACAGCTCCGGTCAACGATTCGCAAGCCGTCACCGAACTGATTCAACGGCGAGCCCGTCAGGCGGCAACTGCGTTTGTCATGCCAATCGGCGCCTTGACCCAAGGGTTGGACGGCGAACGACTCAGCGGCATCTATTCCTTGATCGAAGCGGGCTGCGTCGCCTTAAGCCAGGCGAATCGCCCGATTCAAAACGCCCTGACCTTAAAAAATGCTCTGGAATATACCGCCTCACACGATACTGTCGTGATGCTGCGTTCCGAAGATCAGCAGTTAAAAAACCGCGGCATTGCCCACAGCGGGCCGGTCAGCTCGCGTCTCGGTCTGCCGGAAAACCCGCCGAGTGCGGAAACAACCGCACTGGCTCGTGATCTGGTTCTCGTCGAAGAAGCCGGAATCCGTGCCCATTTCTCACAAATCTCCTGCGCACGTTCTGTTGAAATGATTGCCGAAGCCAAGAAACGCGGCCTGCCGGTCACGTGCGACGTTGCCATTCATCAGCTGCATCTAAGCGAAATGGATGTCCTGGGTTTCAACAGTCTGTTCCATGTTTCTCCTCCACTACGAAGCCGCAAAGACCGTGAAGCTTTGTTGAACGGCTTAAAAAATGGGATCATCGATGCGGTGGTCAGCGACCATACTCCACTGCATCGCGATGATAAGCTGCTTCCCTACGGAGAAAGCAAACCGGGAATCAGTGGTCTGGAAACCTTATTGGCTCTGCTTCTGAAACTGGTCCGGGAACAAGGACTGGATCTGATGACCGCTATTTCTGCGGTAACACACCAACCGGCATCAATCATCGGAATGCCGAGCGGCAGCTTGAAAGTCGGTCGTACCGCCGACTTATGCCTGATCGACCCGGAAGGAATCTGGAACCTGCAGGCTGAAAACATGATCAGTGAAGGCAAAAACTCACCGTTTATCGGTTGGGAGTTCGAAGGCAAAGTGGAGCAAACCTTCTTCCAAGGCCGCCAAGTCTACCGCTCAATGGAATAA
- the ruvX gene encoding Holliday junction resolvase RuvX, whose protein sequence is MHKADKTLIDGVVFGFDFGLKRIGVAVGQTITQTASPEAIVASKDGKPDWDHITKLFEKWQPKAIIVGLPMRLDGSEQALTQPARKFGQRLSGRYHCPLFFIEEQLSSIEAEARGLKNRHIDDHAAQILLENWLQS, encoded by the coding sequence ATGCATAAAGCCGACAAAACGCTTATTGACGGAGTTGTCTTCGGCTTCGACTTTGGCCTGAAACGTATCGGCGTCGCCGTCGGCCAAACCATTACCCAAACCGCTTCTCCCGAAGCGATCGTCGCAAGCAAAGACGGCAAACCCGATTGGGATCACATCACCAAATTATTCGAAAAATGGCAACCCAAAGCGATTATTGTCGGCCTGCCGATGCGCCTTGACGGCAGTGAACAAGCCCTCACTCAACCAGCCCGAAAATTCGGACAAAGATTATCCGGGCGCTATCACTGCCCGCTGTTTTTTATCGAGGAACAGCTTAGTTCCATTGAAGCAGAAGCTCGCGGTCTGAAGAACCGTCATATCGACGATCACGCCGCCCAGATTCTGCTGGAAAACTGGCTGCAATCATAA
- a CDS encoding FAD:protein FMN transferase — MRIDRRSFLRLSLLPVLPASLTACSTSQEPIEATQIVFGTIVNLQIYSDDKRIAQEAIARVETYFQQFHHEWHAWEKGGILSKINTAIAEQTPVEVPESVKRFILKSQQLTRESNGLFDPGIGKIIAMWGFHGENWQGPPPPEKDIHAWLQNHPSLLDIYFEGNRLLCRNREVQLDFGGNAKGLAIDLALQQLQQAGIQNALVSIGGDMKAIGHPPQREQWKIGIQNPQNPQSALASLTLNDGESVVTSGTYQRYFTWKGKRYAHIIDPKTGYPTDSFASVTVIHPDAITADSAATALLVAGPDQWQEIAAGMKIQYAFCIDHNGGIQQTKAMEKRVKLL, encoded by the coding sequence ATGCGCATCGACCGTCGCTCTTTTCTGCGTTTGAGTCTGCTGCCGGTTCTACCGGCAAGCCTCACCGCCTGTTCGACTTCTCAAGAACCGATTGAAGCAACGCAAATTGTTTTCGGCACCATCGTTAATCTGCAAATCTACAGTGACGACAAACGCATCGCTCAGGAAGCAATTGCCCGGGTTGAAACCTACTTTCAACAGTTCCACCATGAATGGCATGCTTGGGAAAAAGGCGGCATTCTCAGCAAAATCAATACCGCGATCGCTGAACAAACCCCTGTCGAAGTTCCGGAATCGGTCAAACGCTTCATCCTCAAGTCCCAGCAACTGACCCGGGAAAGCAACGGACTTTTCGACCCGGGAATCGGCAAAATCATCGCCATGTGGGGCTTTCACGGTGAAAACTGGCAAGGCCCACCTCCGCCGGAAAAAGACATACATGCCTGGCTGCAAAACCACCCTTCCTTGCTGGACATCTATTTTGAAGGAAACCGCCTGTTATGCCGCAACCGCGAAGTTCAGCTCGACTTCGGCGGCAACGCCAAAGGACTGGCCATCGACCTGGCTTTGCAACAGCTGCAACAGGCGGGGATTCAAAACGCACTGGTCAGTATCGGCGGAGACATGAAGGCCATCGGTCACCCTCCGCAACGTGAGCAATGGAAGATCGGTATACAAAATCCACAGAACCCGCAAAGCGCCCTTGCCTCTCTGACACTGAACGACGGCGAAAGTGTGGTCACCTCCGGAACCTATCAGAGGTACTTCACTTGGAAAGGCAAACGTTATGCGCACATTATCGATCCGAAAACCGGCTATCCGACCGACAGCTTTGCCTCGGTAACCGTGATCCATCCGGACGCAATCACCGCCGATTCCGCAGCAACCGCACTGCTTGTTGCCGGCCCGGATCAGTGGCAAGAGATTGCCGCCGGAATGAAGATTCAGTACGCATTCTGCATTGACCACAACGGCGGTATTCAGCAAACAAAAGCGATGGAAAAACGGGTGAAACTGTTATAA
- the proC gene encoding pyrroline-5-carboxylate reductase — protein sequence MNSTICFIGAGNMAKSLIGGLLSSGYAANSIIAADPTETQRQALTQHFGIHCYENNAEAATLADIIVLAVKPQLLREVCGSLTTALSDKKRLIISVAAGIRSDDINRWLGGEQPIVRTMPNTPALIQTGASGLYANPAVSGEQKSQAEHIMRAAGLAVWVDEEPQLDAVTALSGSGPAYYFLFMEAMEEYAQTLGLEAKTAHLLTMQTALGAAKMVMESHQDCQTLRANVTSPNGTTERAIQHFESAELKQIVGGAMQAAYDRARQLADELGGDV from the coding sequence ATGAATTCAACCATCTGTTTTATCGGTGCCGGTAATATGGCGAAAAGCCTCATCGGCGGCTTGCTCTCCAGCGGTTATGCCGCAAACAGCATCATTGCAGCCGATCCGACCGAAACTCAACGACAAGCCCTTACTCAGCATTTCGGCATCCATTGTTACGAAAATAACGCCGAAGCGGCCACTCTAGCCGACATTATCGTGCTGGCCGTCAAACCACAACTGTTACGCGAAGTCTGTGGTAGCCTGACAACGGCTTTAAGCGACAAGAAACGTCTGATTATTTCTGTTGCGGCAGGAATTCGCAGTGATGACATCAACCGCTGGCTTGGCGGTGAACAGCCTATCGTCAGAACCATGCCGAATACCCCGGCTCTGATTCAAACCGGTGCCAGCGGTCTGTACGCTAATCCGGCGGTAAGCGGAGAGCAGAAAAGCCAGGCCGAACACATCATGCGCGCAGCCGGACTGGCTGTCTGGGTAGACGAAGAGCCTCAACTGGACGCCGTCACCGCACTTTCCGGAAGTGGACCGGCTTACTATTTTCTATTTATGGAAGCCATGGAAGAATATGCACAGACGCTTGGACTGGAAGCGAAAACCGCCCACCTTTTAACCATGCAAACCGCATTGGGTGCAGCCAAAATGGTCATGGAAAGCCACCAGGATTGCCAGACTCTCAGAGCCAACGTCACTTCGCCCAACGGAACCACGGAGCGGGCCATTCAGCATTTCGAATCAGCGGAATTGAAGCAAATCGTAGGTGGCGCCATGCAGGCTGCTTATGATCGCGCCAGACAACTTGCCGACGAATTGGGAGGAGATGTGTAA
- a CDS encoding homoserine O-acetyltransferase: protein MTTTHEEVVEPQVLQVEEPLALTSGAELPRYDLVYETYGTLNADASNAILICHALSGDHHVAGIDENGKPGWWDGYIGPGKPVDTNRFFVVCSNNLGGCRGSSGPNTTHPTTGRIYGPDFPIVTCKDWVNSQNKLREHLGIDTWAALIGGSMGGMQVLQWAIDFPDKLRHALVIAAAPKLSAQNIAFNEVARQAIMSDPDFHNGRFIERETTPKRGLALARMLGHLTYLSDDMMGSKFGRELREGKLQYSYGVEFQVESYLRYQGEKFATRQNFDANTYLLMTKALDYFDPAADFDHDLSKALAAATAKFLVVSFTSDWRFSPERSHEIVKALLDNDADVSYAEVESRHGHDAFLLPNEHYEGVFRAYMERVWNDLQIAGGAA from the coding sequence ATGACAACAACACACGAAGAAGTGGTCGAACCACAAGTACTGCAAGTCGAAGAACCTCTTGCTTTGACCAGCGGCGCAGAGCTTCCGCGCTACGATCTGGTCTATGAAACCTACGGAACATTAAACGCAGACGCCTCCAATGCCATCCTGATTTGTCACGCCCTCAGCGGCGATCACCATGTCGCTGGTATTGACGAAAACGGCAAACCCGGCTGGTGGGACGGATACATCGGCCCGGGAAAACCGGTCGATACCAACCGTTTTTTTGTTGTCTGCTCCAATAACCTCGGCGGCTGCCGCGGAAGCTCCGGGCCCAACACCACTCACCCGACAACCGGACGCATCTACGGCCCGGACTTTCCAATCGTCACCTGTAAGGACTGGGTCAACAGTCAAAATAAATTACGTGAGCATCTTGGCATCGACACTTGGGCAGCCCTGATCGGCGGTTCAATGGGCGGAATGCAGGTTCTGCAATGGGCAATCGACTTCCCGGACAAACTTCGCCACGCACTGGTCATTGCAGCGGCACCGAAACTGTCGGCACAGAACATCGCTTTTAACGAAGTCGCCCGTCAGGCGATCATGTCCGACCCGGATTTCCATAACGGCCGCTTCATCGAACGGGAAACCACTCCGAAACGCGGCCTTGCTCTGGCACGTATGCTCGGCCACCTGACCTACTTGTCCGATGATATGATGGGGAGCAAATTCGGCCGAGAACTGCGCGAAGGCAAATTACAATACAGCTACGGCGTCGAATTTCAGGTTGAAAGTTACTTACGCTATCAGGGCGAAAAATTCGCAACCCGCCAGAATTTCGATGCCAATACCTATCTGTTAATGACCAAAGCGCTCGATTATTTTGATCCGGCCGCCGATTTCGATCACGATCTCAGTAAAGCTCTGGCTGCGGCTACAGCCAAATTCCTGGTGGTTTCCTTTACCTCCGACTGGCGATTCTCCCCGGAAAGATCCCATGAAATCGTCAAGGCTCTTTTGGACAATGACGCTGATGTCAGCTACGCCGAGGTGGAATCCCGACATGGGCATGATGCTTTCCTGTTACCGAACGAACATTACGAAGGCGTCTTCCGGGCCTACATGGAACGAGTCTGGAATGACCTCCAAATTGCAGGAGGTGCGGCATGA
- the ppk2 gene encoding polyphosphate kinase 2: protein MKKVISSENNYPYKEKISRSEYEEQKRLLQIELLKLQKWVKSNDERIIMLFEGRDAAGKGGTIKRMMEHLNPRGARVVALDKPNEKEKGQWYFQRYIEHLPTAGEIVLFDRSWYNRAGVERVMGFCSPQEYTRFMHQTPQFEQMITSDGVRLFKFWFSVGRKEQLRRFNARKTDPLKQWKLSPMDLASLDRWDDYTRAKEDMFFYTNTQYAPWTVVKSNDKKRARLESMRYVLNAIPYEGKNQEVIGLTDALIVSSGGDIFQDA, encoded by the coding sequence ATGAAAAAAGTCATATCCAGTGAGAATAATTATCCTTATAAAGAAAAGATTTCCCGCAGCGAGTATGAAGAGCAGAAACGCTTGTTGCAGATTGAACTTTTAAAATTGCAAAAGTGGGTTAAATCGAACGACGAACGAATTATCATGCTGTTTGAAGGCCGGGATGCTGCCGGGAAGGGTGGAACCATCAAGCGGATGATGGAACATTTGAATCCGCGTGGTGCGCGAGTTGTTGCACTGGATAAACCGAATGAGAAAGAAAAAGGCCAGTGGTATTTTCAGCGTTACATTGAACATCTGCCGACCGCAGGTGAAATTGTGCTGTTTGACCGGTCGTGGTACAACCGTGCTGGTGTTGAACGGGTGATGGGGTTCTGTAGCCCGCAGGAATACACTCGCTTTATGCACCAGACACCGCAATTCGAACAGATGATAACCAGTGATGGGGTTCGCTTGTTCAAGTTCTGGTTCTCTGTTGGGCGTAAGGAACAGTTACGGCGCTTTAACGCCCGTAAAACCGACCCCTTGAAGCAGTGGAAGCTGAGTCCGATGGATTTGGCCTCTTTGGATCGGTGGGATGATTATACTCGCGCGAAAGAGGATATGTTTTTCTATACCAATACCCAATACGCGCCGTGGACAGTCGTCAAGTCCAACGATAAAAAACGTGCGCGTTTGGAATCCATGCGTTATGTGTTGAATGCGATTCCTTACGAGGGAAAAAATCAGGAAGTGATCGGGTTGACGGACGCTTTGATCGTCAGTAGTGGTGGCGATATTTTTCAGGATGCTTAA
- a CDS encoding YggS family pyridoxal phosphate-dependent enzyme: MGEHLLTNLKNVESRIEQACISAGRDRETVALLAVSKTKPAEDVAVLASAGQKAFGENYLQEALDKIRVLPELEWHFIGPIQSNKTRPIAENFSWVHSVDRLKIAERLSQQRPEMLGNLNILLEINVSEEVSKSGFSIREMPEIIPKIAALPNLTLRGFMAIPAPASDLEMQRIPLHKMQKLLKEMQQAFPELPLDTLSMGMSSDLEAAILEGATIVRIGTDLFGARTYKKKPE, from the coding sequence ATGGGCGAACACCTGCTGACCAACTTGAAAAATGTCGAATCCAGAATCGAACAAGCCTGCATTTCAGCTGGCCGCGACCGGGAAACCGTCGCATTACTGGCCGTCAGTAAGACAAAACCGGCAGAGGATGTCGCCGTCCTCGCCTCGGCCGGACAGAAGGCATTCGGTGAAAACTATCTCCAGGAAGCATTAGATAAAATTCGGGTTTTACCTGAGCTTGAATGGCATTTTATCGGCCCTATTCAGTCCAACAAAACCCGCCCCATTGCGGAAAACTTCTCTTGGGTACACAGTGTCGACCGCTTGAAAATCGCCGAACGCCTCAGCCAACAGAGGCCGGAGATGCTTGGAAACTTAAATATTTTGCTGGAAATCAACGTCAGCGAAGAAGTCAGTAAAAGTGGTTTTTCCATTCGGGAAATGCCAGAAATCATTCCCAAAATCGCCGCTTTGCCGAATTTAACGTTACGCGGTTTTATGGCGATTCCGGCACCCGCCTCCGATTTGGAAATGCAGCGGATTCCATTACACAAAATGCAGAAGTTATTGAAAGAAATGCAGCAGGCTTTTCCGGAGTTACCGTTGGATACTTTATCGATGGGAATGTCAAGTGATCTGGAAGCAGCGATTCTTGAGGGCGCAACCATCGTCAGAATCGGTACCGATCTGTTCGGCGCGCGAACATACAAAAAAAAGCCGGAGTAA
- the pyrR gene encoding bifunctional pyr operon transcriptional regulator/uracil phosphoribosyltransferase PyrR, whose amino-acid sequence MNADQINVADLIERIAEQLQNHPIMDKQPKMIGIRTGGEWIAQALHDTLGLTDELGILDTAFFRDDIARTGLSVGVQPSLIPWEIQDQHLILVDDVLYTGRTGRAALNEIFDFGRPASVLLVALLEREGGRELPIQADIVGQKLTSEHKLKLNGPEPLSIAVLDENEDSL is encoded by the coding sequence ATGAACGCTGACCAAATTAACGTCGCCGACCTGATCGAGCGGATCGCCGAACAACTTCAAAATCATCCGATCATGGACAAGCAGCCGAAGATGATCGGCATCCGTACCGGCGGCGAATGGATCGCCCAGGCTTTGCATGACACACTCGGCTTGACCGACGAACTCGGCATTCTCGACACCGCCTTTTTCCGCGACGACATCGCGCGAACAGGTCTTAGTGTCGGAGTACAACCTTCGCTGATCCCATGGGAAATCCAAGACCAACACCTGATTCTGGTCGACGACGTTCTCTATACCGGCCGCACCGGTCGCGCAGCGTTGAACGAAATTTTCGACTTCGGCCGCCCGGCCAGCGTACTTCTGGTTGCCCTTCTGGAACGTGAAGGAGGGCGCGAGCTGCCGATTCAGGCCGATATCGTCGGTCAGAAGCTTACCTCCGAACACAAACTCAAACTCAACGGCCCCGAACCTTTAAGCATCGCCGTTCTTGATGAAAACGAGGACTCTCTATGA
- a CDS encoding YggT family protein: protein METISPAGQGGLFLLQFVTGLVIFALMLRFLMRATYTDWRHPIVTFIAKVTNPVCAPLNKLVPMRGRWDWSALMTAIVIQSLFVVIIGWLTQREFGALFIFLTSVTEIMNQLLDMMFWLIVIQAVLSWISPGYNPNTEIFNQMTQPILEPFRRLLPSVSGLDLSPILAILAIKLVQIIVVGSIAHSAQSMIG, encoded by the coding sequence ATGGAAACCATCTCTCCTGCAGGTCAGGGCGGTTTATTTCTGCTTCAATTCGTGACCGGACTGGTCATTTTCGCTTTGATGTTACGTTTTCTGATGCGTGCAACCTACACCGACTGGCGCCATCCGATTGTGACGTTCATCGCCAAAGTCACCAACCCGGTCTGTGCCCCGCTGAACAAACTGGTGCCCATGCGTGGTCGCTGGGACTGGTCAGCCCTGATGACCGCCATTGTCATTCAAAGCTTGTTTGTTGTCATCATCGGCTGGCTGACACAGCGCGAATTCGGTGCCCTGTTCATCTTTTTAACCTCTGTCACCGAAATTATGAATCAGCTGTTGGACATGATGTTCTGGCTGATCGTCATTCAGGCGGTTCTCAGCTGGATTTCACCAGGCTACAATCCGAACACCGAAATTTTCAATCAAATGACCCAACCGATACTGGAACCCTTCCGGCGCCTTCTGCCCTCGGTAAGCGGTTTGGATCTTTCTCCGATTCTAGCCATACTGGCAATCAAACTGGTCCAGATCATCGTTGTCGGCTCCATTGCTCACAGCGCTCAATCGATGATAGGTTAA